CGCTGGCCTCGGCGCCGGTCTCGCGCACCGCGTCCTTGACGGTGTTGAAGACGGGCTTGCCGAGGTGGTCGGCGCCGCCCTTGCCGGGCGTCACGCCGCCGACGATGCGGGTGCCGTATTCCATCATCTCCTTGGCGTGGAAGGTGCCGATCTTGCCGGTGAAGCCCTGCACGATGACGCGGGTTTTGTCGTCTAACAGTATGGACATGGTCGTTTCTCCGCGGCGCTCAGCGCCGGCTGGCGGCCTCGACGGCCTTGTGGGCGGCTTCGCCGAGCGTTTCCGTCGAGACCAGCGGCAGGCCGCTGTCTTTCAGCATCTTGCGCCCGACTTCTACATTGGTGCCGGACAGCCGCACGACCAGCGGCACCTTCAGGTTGATGGACTGGATGGCCTTGATCAGGCCCTCGGCGATCCAGTCGCAGCGGTTGATGCCGGCGTAGATGTTGACCAGCATCGCCTTGACGCTCTTGTCTTGCAGCACCAGTTCAAACGCCTTGGCGACGCGCTCCGGCGACGCGCCGCCGCCGATGTCGAGGAAGTTGGCGGGTTCGCCGCCGGCGTGCTTGATCATGTCCATCGTCGCCATCGCCAGGCCGGCGCCGTTGATCATGCAGCCGATGTTGCCTTCCAGGCCGACATAGCTGAGGTCGTGGTCGGAGGCGCTGGTCTCGCGCGGGTCTTCCTGCGACTTGTCGCGCATCTCGGCGATTTCCGGGTGGCGGAACAGCGCGTTGTCGTCCACGATCATCTTGGCGTCGAGCGCGATCAGTTCGCCGCCCTTGGTGATGACCAGCGGGTTGACCTCGACGAGGCTGGCGTCGGACTTGATCAGCGCGCGGTAGCAGCCGGTGATGGCGCGTATCGCGTCTTTCAGCAGGGTTTTCGGGATGTTCAGCGCGAACGCGAGTTCGGCGGCCTGAAAGCGGCGCAGGTCCACCGCCGGGTCAATCGGGATGCGGACAATCGAGTCGGGGCGCTCGGCGGCGAGTTCCTCGATGGCCATGCCGCCGCTGGCCGAGGCGACGGCGACGATGCGCTCGCTGGCGCGGTCGAGGACGAAGGCGAGGTAGAGTTCGCGGTCAATGTCGGTGCCGGCCTCGATATAGACCTTCTCGACAATCTTGCCCTGCGGCCCGGTCTGCACCGTCGCCAGCCGCGTGCCGATCATCTGGTTGGTGGCTTTCTGCACCTCTTCCTCGCTTTTGCACAACTTGACGCCGCCGGCCTTGCCGCGCGCGCCGGAATGAATCTGCGCCTTGACGACGCACGCCGGCGTGCCCAACTGGTGGTAGCAGGTGGTCGCCTGCGCCGGGCTGTACGCCAGTTTGCCGGCGGCGATGGGGACGCCGTATTGCTGCAAGATTTCCTTCGCCTGGTATTCGTGTATGTCCACTGGTTTTGTCTCCTGTCGCGGCGGCGCGCGGGCGCGCCGGGCGTGGTTGGTTCAGCGTCGCCGGTTCAGCCTTGCCTGGCCTCGATGACCCGGGCCATCTTGACGACATTCTCGGCCATGCGCGCCGACGCCGCGTCAATCATCTTGCCGTCGAGCGACGCCGCGCCGCGGCCTTCGGCGGCGGCTTTTTCCAGTTCCTCGAGGATGCGGCGCGCCTTGTTGACCTCGGCTTCGGGCGGCGAGAACACCTCGTTGGCGAGCGCGATTTGCGACGGGTGGATTGCCCACTTGCCTTCAATGCCGAGCGCCGCGGCGCGGCGCGCCGCCAGCGTGTAGCCTTCGGCGTCGTTGAAGTCG
The window above is part of the Gammaproteobacteria bacterium genome. Proteins encoded here:
- a CDS encoding malate--CoA ligase subunit beta yields the protein MDIHEYQAKEILQQYGVPIAAGKLAYSPAQATTCYHQLGTPACVVKAQIHSGARGKAGGVKLCKSEEEVQKATNQMIGTRLATVQTGPQGKIVEKVYIEAGTDIDRELYLAFVLDRASERIVAVASASGGMAIEELAAERPDSIVRIPIDPAVDLRRFQAAELAFALNIPKTLLKDAIRAITGCYRALIKSDASLVEVNPLVITKGGELIALDAKMIVDDNALFRHPEIAEMRDKSQEDPRETSASDHDLSYVGLEGNIGCMINGAGLAMATMDMIKHAGGEPANFLDIGGGASPERVAKAFELVLQDKSVKAMLVNIYAGINRCDWIAEGLIKAIQSINLKVPLVVRLSGTNVEVGRKMLKDSGLPLVSTETLGEAAHKAVEAASRR